One genomic segment of Amycolatopsis sp. WQ 127309 includes these proteins:
- a CDS encoding LacI family DNA-binding transcriptional regulator yields the protein MTAGSGRVTQAQVARLAGVSQAVVSMVLNGSDSLRITPETRERVQQVLRETGYTVDIMGRRLRGKSNQILGVFTYESVFPSGVADFYRPFLLGIEEEAEAQGFDLLLFTSGGRRDGRRRIYDQGTNRLRIADGSVLLGRHNDPQELAQLVEEQFPFVFVGRRESPTGPISYVGADYVAATREVHEWLWRLGHRKIGLLSVTEENEPTLDRRTGYDAAARKHRRPPLVFLADDPALALRQALDEGVTALLVESSAMADGILACAHDLGLAVPADLSLVVLGDADPSQQPAAHAVPSTATDWSMFRIPRHEMGAHAVRVLVELLADPKPRQLLLPCTFHEGATAAAPSTVHTR from the coding sequence ATGACGGCGGGTTCGGGCCGGGTCACGCAGGCCCAGGTGGCACGCCTGGCCGGCGTCTCGCAGGCCGTCGTCTCGATGGTCCTGAACGGCTCCGACAGCCTGCGCATCACCCCCGAGACCCGCGAACGCGTGCAGCAGGTGCTCCGCGAGACCGGGTACACCGTGGACATCATGGGCCGGCGGCTGCGCGGCAAGTCCAACCAGATCCTCGGCGTGTTCACCTACGAGTCGGTGTTCCCGTCCGGCGTGGCCGACTTCTACCGGCCGTTCCTGCTCGGCATCGAGGAGGAGGCCGAGGCGCAGGGCTTCGACCTGCTGCTGTTCACCAGCGGTGGCCGCCGCGACGGGCGCCGCCGCATCTACGACCAGGGCACGAACCGGCTGCGCATCGCCGACGGCTCGGTCCTGCTCGGCCGGCACAACGACCCGCAGGAGCTCGCGCAGCTCGTCGAGGAGCAGTTCCCGTTCGTGTTCGTCGGCCGCCGCGAGTCGCCGACCGGGCCGATCAGCTACGTCGGCGCCGACTACGTCGCGGCCACCCGTGAGGTGCACGAGTGGCTGTGGCGGCTCGGGCACCGCAAGATCGGGCTGCTGAGCGTCACCGAGGAGAACGAGCCGACGCTCGACCGGCGCACCGGCTACGACGCCGCGGCGCGCAAGCACCGCCGGCCGCCGCTGGTGTTCCTCGCCGACGACCCGGCGCTCGCGCTGCGGCAGGCGCTCGACGAGGGCGTCACCGCGCTGCTCGTCGAGAGCTCGGCGATGGCCGACGGCATCCTGGCGTGCGCGCACGACCTCGGCCTGGCCGTGCCCGCGGACCTTTCCCTCGTCGTGCTGGGTGACGCCGACCCGTCGCAGCAGCCGGCGGCGCACGCGGTGCCGAGCACGGCCACGGACTGGTCGATGTTCCGCATCCCGCGCCACGAGATGGGCGCGCACGCGGTGCGCGTCCTGGTCGAGCTGCTCGCGGACCCGAAGCCCCGGCAGCTGCTGCTGCCGTGCACGTTCCACGAGGGTGCCACCGCGGCGGCACCCTCCACAGTGCACACTCGATAA
- a CDS encoding IclR family transcriptional regulator — protein sequence MRPAHGESVISRVVRVFETFGPDTPALRVSDVARRAGLHVATASRLIDELVGHGWLRRDPDRQVRVGVRLWELASRASPTLGLREAALPFMEDLHAVVGHHIQLAVLEDREVLFVERLSAPGAVVNVTRVAGRLPLHASSSGLVLLAHAPAELRDEVLAGPLPAYRRTTLTEPARLRRFLADVRRDGYAYCAGFIDEETTGIAVPLRGPAGDVVAALSVIVPTGRNARMQIPALLAAARGISRTISQ from the coding sequence GTGAGACCGGCCCACGGCGAGTCCGTGATTTCGCGCGTCGTCCGCGTCTTCGAGACGTTCGGGCCGGACACGCCGGCGCTGCGCGTGTCCGACGTCGCGCGGCGCGCGGGCCTGCACGTCGCGACGGCGTCGCGGCTGATCGACGAGCTCGTCGGGCACGGCTGGCTGCGGCGTGATCCCGACCGGCAGGTCCGGGTGGGTGTCCGATTGTGGGAGCTGGCGTCGCGCGCGTCGCCGACGCTCGGGCTGCGGGAAGCGGCGCTGCCGTTCATGGAGGACCTGCACGCCGTCGTCGGGCACCACATCCAGCTCGCGGTGCTGGAGGATCGTGAGGTGCTGTTCGTCGAGCGGCTTTCGGCGCCCGGCGCGGTCGTCAACGTGACGCGGGTGGCCGGGCGGCTGCCGCTGCACGCGTCGTCGTCCGGGCTCGTGCTGCTCGCCCACGCCCCCGCCGAGCTGCGGGACGAGGTGCTGGCCGGGCCGCTTCCGGCGTACCGCCGCACCACGCTCACCGAGCCCGCGCGGCTGCGGCGGTTCCTTGCCGACGTCCGGCGCGACGGCTACGCGTACTGCGCGGGCTTCATCGACGAGGAGACGACCGGCATCGCCGTGCCGCTGCGCGGGCCGGCGGGAGACGTCGTCGCGGCGCTGTCGGTGATCGTCCCCACCGGCCGGAACGCCCGGATGCAGATCCCTGCCCTGCTCGCCGCGGCGCGCGGTATTTCGCGGACGATCTCTCAATGA
- a CDS encoding FAD-dependent oxidoreductase, which produces MRELDTEILVVGGGLGGVAAALAAAKAGRRVVLTEATDWLGGQLTAQAVPPDENPWIERFGSTRTYRELREGIRGYYRRHYPLRAEAAALAELNPGAGKVSKLCHEPRVALAVVESLLAPHRSAGRIRVLLEHRPVDAVTSGDRVDAVTLEGRDGERVTVKARYVLDATEDGDLLPLTGTEHVTGAEAQSEHDEPHAPADADPANLQGITYCFAVSHHEGEHHVIDRPGMYGFWRDYQPDFWPGPLLGFVAPDPRTLEPVKRTFVPNPSGDPLAVSADQSADAGDKELWAFRRILARGLHADGAFESDITLVNWPLNDYWLKPALTIPGHADETVVKEAHHEAKQLSLSVLYWLQTEAPRADGGTGFPGLKLRHDVTGTDDGLAKSAYVREARRIKAVTTVTEHDVSAEILGVDGRVRRADAVGVGSYRIDLHPSTGGDNYVDVASVPYEIPLGALLPVRVNNLLPAGKNIGTTHITNGCFRLHPVEWNIGEVAGLLAAFAVREGVEPRAVQADGRLFEEFARELDAAGVERRWPEVRGY; this is translated from the coding sequence ATGAGGGAACTGGACACGGAGATTCTGGTGGTCGGCGGCGGGCTCGGCGGGGTCGCCGCCGCGCTGGCGGCGGCCAAGGCCGGGCGGCGCGTGGTGCTCACCGAGGCGACCGACTGGCTCGGCGGGCAGCTGACCGCGCAGGCCGTGCCGCCCGACGAGAACCCGTGGATCGAACGGTTCGGGTCCACCCGTACCTACCGTGAGCTGCGCGAAGGCATCCGCGGTTACTACCGGCGCCACTACCCGCTGCGCGCCGAGGCCGCCGCCCTGGCCGAGCTGAACCCCGGCGCCGGGAAGGTCAGCAAGCTCTGCCACGAACCGCGCGTCGCGCTCGCCGTCGTCGAGAGCCTGCTCGCGCCGCACCGCAGCGCCGGGCGGATCCGCGTCCTCCTCGAACACCGGCCGGTCGACGCCGTGACCAGCGGCGATCGCGTCGACGCCGTCACCCTCGAAGGCCGCGACGGGGAGCGCGTCACCGTGAAAGCGCGGTACGTCCTCGACGCCACCGAGGACGGCGACCTCCTGCCGCTCACCGGCACCGAGCACGTCACCGGGGCCGAAGCACAATCCGAGCACGACGAACCCCACGCCCCGGCGGACGCCGATCCCGCGAACCTGCAGGGGATCACCTACTGTTTCGCCGTTTCGCACCACGAGGGCGAGCACCACGTCATCGACCGCCCCGGGATGTACGGCTTCTGGCGCGACTACCAGCCCGACTTCTGGCCCGGCCCGCTGCTCGGCTTCGTCGCCCCGGACCCCCGGACGCTCGAGCCCGTGAAACGCACCTTCGTGCCGAACCCGAGCGGTGACCCCCTGGCCGTCAGCGCCGACCAGAGCGCCGACGCGGGGGACAAGGAACTCTGGGCGTTCCGGCGCATCCTCGCCCGCGGCCTGCACGCCGACGGCGCCTTCGAATCCGACATCACGCTCGTCAACTGGCCGCTCAACGACTACTGGCTCAAGCCCGCGCTCACCATCCCCGGGCACGCGGACGAGACCGTCGTCAAAGAGGCGCACCACGAAGCCAAGCAGCTGAGCCTGTCCGTCCTGTACTGGCTGCAGACCGAGGCGCCCCGCGCGGACGGCGGCACCGGCTTCCCCGGCCTCAAGCTGCGTCACGACGTCACCGGCACCGACGACGGCCTCGCGAAGTCGGCGTACGTCCGCGAAGCGCGGCGCATCAAGGCCGTCACCACCGTCACCGAGCACGACGTCTCGGCGGAGATCCTCGGCGTCGACGGCCGGGTGCGGCGCGCGGACGCCGTCGGGGTCGGGAGCTACCGGATCGACCTGCACCCGTCGACCGGCGGGGACAACTACGTCGACGTCGCGAGCGTGCCGTACGAGATCCCGCTCGGCGCGCTGCTGCCCGTCCGGGTGAACAATCTCTTGCCCGCGGGCAAGAACATCGGCACCACGCACATCACCAACGGCTGCTTCCGGCTGCACCCGGTCGAGTGGAACATCGGCGAGGTCGCCGGGCTGCTCGCCGCGTTCGCCGTGCGCGAGGGTGTCGAGCCGCGGGCCGTGCAGGCCGACGGCCGGCTCTTCGAGGAGTTCGCGCGCGAGCTGGACGCCGCCGGGGTGGAGCGCCGGTGGCCGGAAGTGCGGGGGTACTGA
- a CDS encoding 4-hydroxybenzoate 3-monooxygenase, producing MRTQVAIVGAGPAGLLLSHLLGLEGIDSVLLERQTAEYVQARIRAGILEAGTVELLRNTGLGDRLDAEGMEHRGIHLQWPGNRHHLDFVDLTGRSVTVYGQTEVTKDLMAAREKAGRPAFYSVSDVELHDVTGSPSVSFVDGDGRARRIDADVVVGCDGFHGPSREFMPQQKVWERTYPFAWLGVLADVAPSTDELIYAWHPDGFAMHSMRSPHVSRFYLQVTPDEDIARWSDDRIWTALSERLGVPGWTLRTGPITEKSVLPMRSFVTTPMRHGNLYLAGDAAHIVPPTGAKGLNLAVADVALLSTALTASFRGDGSLVDAYSETALQRVWRCTHFSWWMTSMLHRHGDDFDAQLQLSQLQRTVTSEAAATELANNYAGLPL from the coding sequence GTGCGCACCCAGGTCGCCATCGTCGGCGCCGGCCCGGCCGGGCTGCTGCTGTCCCACCTGCTCGGCCTCGAGGGCATCGACTCGGTGCTGCTCGAACGGCAGACCGCGGAGTACGTCCAGGCGCGGATCCGCGCGGGCATCCTCGAAGCCGGCACGGTCGAGCTGCTCCGGAACACCGGCCTCGGCGACCGGCTCGACGCCGAAGGCATGGAGCACCGCGGGATCCACCTCCAGTGGCCGGGTAACCGGCACCACCTGGACTTCGTCGACCTCACCGGCCGGTCGGTGACGGTCTACGGCCAGACCGAGGTGACCAAGGACCTGATGGCGGCGCGGGAAAAGGCCGGGCGGCCGGCGTTCTACTCCGTCTCCGACGTCGAGCTGCACGACGTCACCGGCTCGCCCTCGGTGTCCTTTGTGGATGGTGACGGGCGCGCGCGGCGGATCGACGCGGACGTCGTCGTCGGCTGCGACGGGTTTCACGGGCCGAGCCGGGAGTTCATGCCGCAGCAGAAGGTGTGGGAGCGGACGTACCCGTTCGCGTGGCTGGGGGTGCTGGCCGACGTCGCGCCGTCGACCGACGAGCTGATCTACGCCTGGCACCCGGACGGGTTCGCCATGCACAGCATGCGCTCGCCGCACGTCAGCCGCTTCTACCTGCAGGTGACGCCGGACGAGGACATCGCGCGGTGGAGCGACGACCGGATCTGGACGGCCCTGTCGGAACGGCTGGGTGTCCCGGGCTGGACGTTGCGGACGGGACCGATCACGGAGAAGAGCGTGCTGCCGATGCGCAGCTTCGTGACGACCCCGATGCGGCACGGAAACCTTTACCTGGCCGGGGATGCGGCCCACATCGTCCCGCCGACGGGCGCCAAGGGCCTGAACCTCGCGGTGGCCGATGTCGCGCTGCTTTCCACGGCACTCACGGCTTCGTTCCGGGGCGACGGCAGTCTCGTCGACGCCTATTCGGAGACGGCGTTGCAACGGGTCTGGCGCTGCACGCACTTCTCGTGGTGGATGACGTCGATGCTGCACCGTCACGGCGACGACTTCGACGCGCAGCTCCAGCTGTCCCAGCTCCAGCGCACGGTGACGTCGGAGGCCGCGGCCACCGAGCTGGCCAACAACTACGCGGGCCTCCCGCTCTAG